From Candidatus Binatia bacterium, a single genomic window includes:
- the rpmF gene encoding 50S ribosomal protein L32 produces MAVPKRRTSVSKRNKRRAHDSLTAPTLLPCPQCGEPHVRHRACPTCGVYRGRKVSEPRGE; encoded by the coding sequence ATGGCCGTACCGAAGAGAAGAACGTCCGTCAGCAAACGAAACAAGCGCCGCGCACACGATTCGCTCACCGCGCCGACGCTCCTTCCGTGCCCTCAGTGTGGCGAACCCCACGTTCGTCATCGCGCATGCCCGACCTGCGGAGTCTATCGCGGGCGGAAGGTCTCCGAACCTCGCGGCGAGTAG
- the plsX gene encoding phosphate acyltransferase PlsX: MRIAVDAMGGDNAPGAVVEGAVAAARDLGLSILLVGDRTRVAPELAKYKTHGLDIEARHAAEEIGMDEAPTAALRKADSSMAVALTGLRDGDADGMVYAGNTGAGMVLGAHVLGRVTGVERPAIAVQVPNVKGHTILLDAGANVDSRGTHLVQFALMGDAYARVIRHVAAPRIGLLSNGTEDTKGTAAVREAGPLLDQLPINYVGYVEGADIVRGEVDVVVCDGFVGNVVLKTMEGFGSLVGSRLRDMLQQGVLRRLAGLILRRHLGKLARDLDPGETGGALLLGLNGTVVKAHGSSDARAIRNAIGVASDLAQARVSQEVGRSIAACLEIVAAGVNLPTDDGPEPGRARRLWNSVRKRLRRDRTGETEEDVALVAAANEAGPVAPAEVDPPTIEEGTMDAPASEPEPTTEGDPKVKT; the protein is encoded by the coding sequence ATGCGCATCGCGGTCGACGCGATGGGCGGGGACAACGCTCCCGGCGCGGTAGTCGAAGGCGCAGTTGCGGCTGCACGTGACCTCGGCCTGTCGATCCTCCTGGTCGGCGACCGCACGCGCGTCGCGCCCGAGCTCGCCAAGTACAAGACGCACGGTCTCGACATCGAGGCCCGTCATGCGGCCGAAGAAATCGGGATGGACGAGGCGCCGACCGCGGCGCTGCGGAAGGCCGATTCGTCCATGGCCGTGGCTCTTACGGGTCTCCGCGACGGGGACGCCGACGGCATGGTCTATGCCGGCAATACGGGTGCCGGGATGGTGCTCGGGGCCCATGTTCTGGGTCGCGTGACCGGGGTAGAGCGCCCGGCAATCGCGGTTCAGGTGCCAAACGTGAAGGGTCATACGATCCTCTTGGATGCGGGCGCCAACGTGGATTCGCGCGGGACGCATCTCGTTCAATTCGCACTCATGGGGGATGCCTACGCGCGGGTGATCCGTCACGTTGCGGCGCCCCGGATCGGTCTTCTCTCGAACGGCACCGAAGACACCAAGGGCACCGCTGCCGTGCGAGAGGCGGGACCTCTCCTGGACCAGCTGCCGATCAACTACGTAGGCTACGTCGAAGGTGCGGACATCGTTCGTGGTGAAGTCGACGTCGTCGTCTGCGACGGTTTCGTCGGCAATGTCGTGTTGAAGACGATGGAGGGCTTCGGCTCTCTGGTGGGCTCGCGTCTGCGCGACATGCTGCAGCAGGGTGTCCTGCGGCGGCTCGCTGGATTGATCCTACGTCGGCATCTCGGCAAGCTCGCACGTGATCTCGATCCGGGAGAGACCGGTGGAGCGTTGCTCCTCGGACTGAACGGTACCGTCGTGAAGGCGCACGGTTCGTCGGACGCTCGTGCGATTCGCAATGCGATCGGCGTGGCCTCGGATCTCGCGCAGGCTCGCGTGAGCCAAGAGGTCGGACGCAGTATCGCCGCGTGTCTCGAGATCGTCGCTGCCGGTGTGAACCTCCCCACGGATGACGGTCCCGAACCCGGGCGCGCGCGGCGCCTTTGGAACTCGGTCCGGAAGCGTTTGCGACGAGACCGCACAGGTGAGACCGAAGAGGATGTCGCCCTGGTCGCGGCCGCGAACGAAGCCGGGCCGGTCGCACCGGCCGAAGTGGATCCGCCGACGATCGAAGAGGGAACGATGGACGCACCGGCCTCCGAACCCGAGCCGACGACCGAAGGCGACCCGAAGGTGAAGACGTGA
- the lpxD gene encoding UDP-3-O-(3-hydroxymyristoyl)glucosamine N-acyltransferase has protein sequence MRVADIACALEAVVEGDATLEVDELAPLDGAGPRSLSFLSNPRYAPQLATTGAGAVILGPDVEGPGCTVLRVADAYLAFAKALELFDRPIQLPEGVDPRAFVADSAEIAAGARIAPGVHVGENARIGARAALHPGVVVYPDVSIGDDFTAHANVVVRERVRIGHRVTLAAGVALGGEGFGYIPLPDGGVWNMRQIGTVEIEDDVEIGANTTIDRAAIGVTRIEKGAKIDNLVMIAHGCRIGPEALIAAQTGLAGSTTVGARAQLGGQVGSAGHLSIGEGARIAAQSGVPGDVPEGAVMGGYPAMDVGLWRRVSAAARKLPELLRRVRRLERALGKD, from the coding sequence TCGACGAATTGGCACCGCTCGACGGCGCGGGGCCTCGATCTCTCTCTTTCCTGTCAAATCCCCGCTATGCGCCGCAGCTCGCGACGACCGGCGCGGGGGCCGTGATCCTGGGTCCCGACGTCGAAGGCCCCGGATGCACCGTCCTTCGCGTCGCCGACGCCTATCTGGCCTTCGCGAAGGCCCTCGAGCTCTTCGACCGGCCGATCCAGCTCCCCGAGGGCGTCGACCCGCGGGCGTTCGTGGCCGATTCCGCCGAAATCGCGGCGGGCGCCCGGATCGCGCCGGGTGTCCACGTGGGTGAGAACGCTCGGATCGGCGCCCGCGCGGCGCTTCATCCCGGGGTCGTGGTCTACCCGGACGTCTCGATCGGCGATGATTTTACCGCGCACGCGAATGTCGTGGTCCGCGAAAGGGTCCGGATCGGGCACCGGGTCACCCTGGCCGCGGGCGTTGCCCTCGGCGGTGAGGGATTCGGGTACATCCCGCTGCCCGACGGCGGGGTCTGGAACATGCGCCAGATCGGCACCGTGGAGATCGAGGACGACGTCGAGATCGGGGCCAACACCACGATCGACCGAGCGGCCATCGGGGTCACGCGGATCGAAAAGGGCGCCAAGATCGACAATCTGGTGATGATCGCCCACGGCTGCCGAATCGGTCCCGAGGCCCTGATCGCCGCCCAGACCGGCCTAGCGGGCAGCACGACCGTGGGGGCCCGGGCCCAGCTGGGGGGCCAGGTAGGCTCCGCGGGGCATCTGTCGATCGGCGAGGGAGCCCGGATTGCGGCCCAGAGCGGGGTCCCCGGCGACGTCCCCGAGGGGGCCGTCATGGGGGGCTATCCGGCCATGGATGTGGGCCTCTGGCGGCGGGTCTCGGCGGCGGCCCGCAAGCTGCCGGAGCTCCTGCGGCGCGTCCGGCGGCTGGAGAGGGCACTCGGGAAGGATTGA
- a CDS encoding DUF177 domain-containing protein, producing MKIRLEDITEESTHKTFSATSEAVNGRLAEGRHEAEEFRLAEPLAVDVTYYRAGEDLYFHGQLETTLDASCARCLTTYPVALSEPFQFVLSPARPPEDPDQELDADDVALSFFSGKEIELEPLCSEQAILTLPTRALCREDCAGLCSVCGGDRNKDACNCDTAVPDPRWAALREWKPAS from the coding sequence ATGAAGATCCGGCTCGAAGACATCACCGAGGAGTCGACCCACAAGACTTTCTCCGCGACCTCCGAGGCCGTAAACGGACGTCTTGCCGAGGGTCGGCATGAGGCCGAGGAGTTCCGTCTCGCGGAGCCCCTCGCCGTAGACGTCACGTACTACCGTGCTGGGGAGGATCTGTACTTCCACGGCCAGCTCGAGACGACGCTGGATGCTTCATGCGCGCGCTGCCTCACGACTTATCCGGTCGCGCTCAGCGAACCGTTCCAGTTCGTCCTGTCGCCGGCGCGACCGCCCGAAGACCCGGATCAGGAACTCGACGCCGATGACGTCGCCCTGAGCTTTTTCTCGGGCAAAGAAATCGAACTCGAGCCGCTCTGCAGTGAGCAAGCGATTCTGACGCTGCCGACCCGAGCGCTGTGCCGCGAAGATTGTGCGGGGCTCTGCTCGGTTTGTGGTGGCGATCGCAACAAGGACGCGTGCAATTGCGACACGGCCGTTCCCGATCCGCGATGGGCGGCACTGCGCGAGTGGAAGCCCGCGTCCTGA